The following are from one region of the bacterium genome:
- the kaiC gene encoding circadian clock protein KaiC — MAGPTTDKQQRETQAVALPKLPTYIEGLDQILCGGIPQGRTTLICGEPGSGKTVMGLEILYRAALNGDAGIMLSLEETPQALRQNALTLGFDLPALEAQGKLLLMEGKTSIRGDVEGDFGLEPMMAIISGKAQEMGAKRVMLDALDVLLGLMKGPSRVRAELHLLADWLSDSGLTTIMTLKPRETGPSKDLRDFFYSMSDCVLALDARVMNQVSTRRLRVVKYRGSDFGRNEYPFSITSSGIKTLPITAFQLLHKAFGERLPSGVERLDGLLGGGFFRGSCVLLAGEPGTGKTLLACSFVEKACHRGERALYVSFEESEEALVSNVTSAGIQLAPLREKGLLRFLTPMPESRGAEEHLMAVVDQVEEFQPHHVVVDAISACQRMGGQQAAFDFLFRLLNFLKQRGTTIFLVNQTSGSKAHLEISGNGISSMIDTVVFFSYVHGDGETNRVLQVLKSRGSAHSNQLRECVITDEGIKIMDAYSGPGGVLTGTARKLQEARDAQEVRRMEAEIRLRKMDLERLEAALEAEQARLQAQIQQARWELERLIAEKERASKETAERLSLREEGIPSQLFASKGE, encoded by the coding sequence ATGGCAGGACCTACCACTGATAAGCAGCAAAGAGAGACCCAGGCCGTGGCCCTTCCCAAACTGCCCACCTACATAGAGGGTCTTGACCAGATCCTCTGCGGCGGAATCCCCCAGGGCCGCACTACCTTGATCTGCGGAGAGCCGGGCTCTGGCAAGACGGTTATGGGTCTTGAGATCCTTTACAGGGCGGCTTTAAACGGGGATGCCGGAATAATGCTAAGCCTGGAGGAGACTCCCCAGGCGCTTCGCCAAAATGCCTTGACACTGGGTTTTGACTTGCCCGCTTTGGAAGCACAGGGGAAGCTCTTGCTCATGGAAGGCAAGACAAGCATCAGGGGGGATGTGGAAGGGGATTTCGGTTTGGAGCCCATGATGGCTATCATCTCGGGTAAGGCCCAGGAGATGGGGGCCAAAAGAGTGATGCTGGATGCTCTGGATGTGCTTTTGGGACTCATGAAAGGGCCCTCCAGGGTAAGAGCGGAGCTGCATCTTCTGGCTGATTGGCTCTCTGACTCTGGGCTTACAACCATCATGACCCTGAAGCCCCGCGAAACAGGACCGAGTAAGGATTTGCGGGACTTTTTCTATTCCATGAGCGACTGCGTGCTGGCCCTGGATGCCAGGGTAATGAATCAGGTAAGCACCAGAAGACTCAGGGTGGTCAAGTACAGGGGCTCAGACTTTGGCAGGAACGAGTATCCCTTCTCCATAACATCTTCGGGCATAAAGACTCTTCCCATCACCGCCTTCCAGCTCCTTCACAAAGCCTTTGGGGAGAGGCTTCCCTCGGGGGTGGAGAGATTGGACGGGCTTCTGGGAGGTGGTTTTTTCAGGGGCTCCTGCGTGCTTCTGGCAGGAGAGCCAGGCACCGGCAAGACACTTTTGGCCTGCAGCTTCGTGGAGAAGGCTTGCCACAGGGGTGAGCGCGCGCTGTACGTGAGCTTCGAGGAGTCCGAGGAGGCACTGGTGAGCAACGTCACCAGCGCTGGGATTCAATTGGCTCCCCTTAGGGAAAAAGGACTTCTGAGATTCCTTACTCCCATGCCAGAGAGCAGGGGGGCCGAGGAACATCTCATGGCAGTGGTGGATCAGGTGGAGGAGTTCCAACCCCACCATGTGGTGGTGGATGCCATCTCAGCCTGCCAGCGCATGGGAGGACAGCAGGCTGCCTTCGACTTTCTCTTCAGGCTACTCAACTTCCTCAAGCAGAGGGGAACAACCATCTTTCTTGTGAACCAGACCTCGGGCAGCAAGGCCCACCTGGAAATATCCGGTAATGGAATTTCCTCCATGATAGACACTGTGGTCTTCTTTTCTTATGTGCACGGCGACGGGGAGACCAACAGGGTCTTGCAGGTGCTCAAGAGCAGGGGTTCGGCCCACTCCAACCAGCTCAGGGAGTGCGTGATAACAGATGAGGGCATCAAGATCATGGATGCTTACAGCGGCCCAGGAGGGGTCCTCACAGGCACAGCCAGAAAGCTCCAGGAAGCCAGAGATGCTCAAGAGGTTCGCCGCATGGAGGCGGAGATCAGGCTCAGAAAGATGGATCTGGAGCGCCTGGAGGCTGCCTTGGAGGCGGAGCAGGCAAGACTCCAAGCCCAGATCCAGCAGGCCAGATGGGAGCTGGAGAGACTCATTGCAGAAAAAGAGAGGGCCAGCAAGGAAACTGCAGAGAGGTTGAGCCTGAGGGAAGAGGGAATCCCATCACAACTGTTTGCGTCCAAGGGCGAGTGA
- a CDS encoding SAM-dependent methyltransferase: MESLGISTGQAGTGISEQQRLKKLREHLVELCLVQGPIPFALYMELCLYHPQLGYYTAGPPPMGRHGDYLTYPSVHPAFGRLMGRQVVQIWRLMGEPPGFTLVEMGGGKGLLCHHMLDLIREKAPSFFKGSQVILVDRSHRLLKMQEETLGEQETVNYMGVEEFQGLPPMVGCIVSNELVDAMPVHLVEMRSGKLQEVLVDVSREGIKEVLAPPTDERILELLQSLGAKLIEGQRVEVGLAALEWMEKVAESLERGFVMTVDFGYSGQEAFHPLRPAGTLMAYRGHLASPDPYRLPGGQDICSHVNFQALIWAGEKKGLSLVHLIPQDRFLWKMGLLGEMEMLEARRDKMSPASFWAEKLALRKLLTPQPPQGGFQVLLQSKAMDKWDLQAYSPGP, from the coding sequence TTGGAATCGCTGGGCATAAGTACTGGCCAGGCCGGCACAGGGATTTCGGAGCAGCAAAGGCTAAAGAAGCTCAGGGAGCATCTGGTGGAGCTTTGCCTGGTCCAGGGACCCATTCCCTTTGCCCTTTACATGGAGCTCTGTCTGTATCACCCGCAGCTGGGTTACTACACAGCCGGTCCTCCGCCCATGGGAAGACACGGGGATTACCTGACCTATCCTTCTGTGCACCCAGCCTTTGGAAGGCTCATGGGAAGACAGGTGGTTCAGATCTGGAGGCTCATGGGAGAGCCCCCTGGTTTCACCCTGGTGGAAATGGGAGGAGGAAAAGGGCTTCTTTGCCACCACATGCTGGATCTCATCCGAGAAAAAGCGCCCTCTTTTTTCAAGGGCTCCCAGGTGATCCTGGTGGACAGAAGCCACCGGCTCCTTAAGATGCAGGAGGAAACCTTGGGGGAGCAGGAAACAGTGAATTACATGGGCGTGGAGGAATTCCAAGGTCTGCCACCCATGGTGGGTTGTATTGTCTCCAATGAGCTGGTGGATGCCATGCCCGTGCATCTGGTGGAGATGCGCTCGGGGAAGCTCCAGGAGGTTCTGGTGGATGTAAGCAGGGAGGGGATAAAAGAGGTCCTGGCCCCTCCCACAGATGAGCGCATCCTGGAGTTGCTCCAGAGCCTGGGTGCAAAGCTTATTGAGGGACAGCGGGTGGAGGTGGGGCTGGCCGCCTTGGAGTGGATGGAGAAGGTGGCGGAAAGCCTGGAGAGGGGATTTGTGATGACCGTGGATTTCGGATACAGCGGCCAGGAAGCCTTTCATCCTCTTAGGCCCGCAGGCACCCTCATGGCCTACAGGGGCCATCTGGCCAGCCCTGATCCTTACAGGCTTCCGGGTGGCCAGGACATTTGCTCCCATGTGAATTTCCAGGCTTTGATCTGGGCGGGCGAGAAAAAGGGACTCTCCCTGGTGCATCTAATACCCCAAGACAGGTTTTTGTGGAAAATGGGTCTGCTCGGGGAAATGGAAATGCTGGAGGCCAGGCGAGACAAGATGAGTCCTGCCTCCTTCTGGGCAGAGAAACTGGCCTTAAGAAAGCTCCTTACACCCCAGCCTCCCCAGGGAGGCTTCCAGGTTCTCCTGCAAAGCAAGGCCATGGACAAATGGGACTTGCAAGCATATTCCCCGGGCCCTTAG
- a CDS encoding ABC transporter substrate-binding protein: MGICKRSWKLIWVFFLVASLGLWPQVSEAAKQVVKVGLSAPLTGDWAEYGNDFKRAVQMVFDKVNKEGGINSTRLELVVLDSRGDPKEAVLIAEKLVADPEVIAEIGDFSSSCSMAAAPIYEAAKMVQLSPTTSHQDWTKKGEYMFRVVATQGFEGPYNARWAVQELKKRKIATIYINNDWGVDANKYFVMEAKRLGAEVLAEEAFTPGEKDFTAILTKIKRLNPELVYLPTFYADAAAILNQAKRMHFKPVVLANSSLFSQKTIELGGDAVEGILIPANYFSTDPRPGAQRFTKEYRELYGTDPNQFAALAYDAAGLLVEALKRVGVDDRSKVRQGLLEIRGFEGATGPITYEHGRDPAKELVKITIKQGKWVLYQP; encoded by the coding sequence ATGGGGATCTGCAAGAGATCATGGAAGCTCATATGGGTTTTTTTCCTGGTTGCCTCCCTCGGCCTGTGGCCGCAGGTTTCAGAGGCGGCCAAGCAGGTGGTTAAGGTGGGGCTTTCGGCTCCCCTTACCGGGGATTGGGCCGAGTACGGCAATGATTTCAAAAGGGCTGTCCAGATGGTCTTTGACAAGGTGAACAAGGAGGGGGGCATCAACTCCACCAGGCTGGAGCTGGTGGTTCTGGACAGCCGCGGAGATCCCAAGGAGGCCGTGCTCATAGCAGAGAAACTGGTGGCCGACCCTGAGGTCATAGCCGAGATAGGGGACTTCAGCAGTTCTTGTAGCATGGCAGCCGCCCCCATCTACGAGGCTGCCAAGATGGTGCAGCTCTCTCCCACCACATCCCACCAGGACTGGACCAAGAAGGGGGAATACATGTTCAGGGTGGTGGCCACCCAGGGCTTCGAGGGGCCCTACAATGCCAGGTGGGCGGTCCAGGAGCTGAAAAAGAGAAAGATTGCCACCATCTACATCAACAATGACTGGGGTGTAGACGCCAACAAATACTTCGTCATGGAGGCCAAGAGGCTGGGGGCCGAGGTGCTGGCCGAGGAAGCCTTCACCCCGGGCGAGAAAGACTTCACCGCCATTCTCACCAAGATCAAGAGGTTGAACCCTGAGCTGGTATATCTGCCAACCTTTTACGCGGATGCAGCTGCCATCCTGAACCAGGCCAAGCGCATGCACTTCAAGCCCGTGGTTTTGGCCAACAGCTCTTTGTTTTCCCAGAAGACCATAGAGTTGGGAGGGGATGCGGTGGAGGGGATCCTCATACCCGCCAACTATTTCAGCACTGATCCCAGGCCTGGCGCCCAGAGATTCACCAAGGAGTACAGGGAGCTTTACGGCACGGATCCCAACCAGTTCGCGGCCCTTGCCTATGATGCGGCTGGTCTTTTGGTGGAGGCCCTGAAAAGGGTTGGGGTGGATGATCGCTCCAAGGTGCGCCAGGGGCTTCTGGAGATCAGGGGCTTCGAGGGGGCCACAGGACCCATCACATATGAGCATGGCCGGGACCCAGCCAAGGAGCTGGTGAAGATTACCATCAAACAAGGCAAGTGGGTACTTTATCAACCTTGA
- a CDS encoding branched-chain amino acid ABC transporter permease, whose protein sequence is MILEQLVNGLTQGAVYALLALGFTMIFGTLRMVTFAHGEVYMIGAYVGFEVIRLISPNFFLALAAALAATALLGIIIEILAFHFLRDAPHSTSLLVTIGVSIVLVNATQLLWGPETLALPHALLDRMDYGEVEIGGVYITYFQVLVMGVTVLLMLILYFFINRTRLGMVIRATAQDYEAAYAMGVNVDLVFMVAFAVGSMLGGVAGVLVGVYYNLFYPTMGGLYGLKAFSAAVVGGLTSLPGAVVSGLMIGVVETFTVELGTSSLRHMVSFLLMILILIFRPSGLFRGKELVRVRGD, encoded by the coding sequence GTGATACTGGAGCAGCTTGTCAACGGGCTCACCCAGGGAGCGGTATATGCACTGCTGGCCCTGGGCTTTACCATGATCTTCGGGACCCTAAGGATGGTCACCTTTGCCCACGGGGAGGTTTACATGATAGGGGCCTATGTGGGCTTCGAGGTGATCCGGCTGATATCACCCAATTTTTTCCTGGCCTTGGCAGCGGCTCTGGCAGCCACCGCCTTGCTGGGTATAATCATCGAGATCCTGGCCTTTCATTTCCTCAGGGATGCCCCCCACTCCACCTCCCTGCTTGTGACCATAGGTGTGTCCATTGTCTTGGTGAATGCCACCCAGCTTCTCTGGGGGCCTGAGACCCTGGCCCTGCCCCATGCGCTTCTGGATCGCATGGATTACGGAGAGGTGGAGATAGGGGGTGTGTACATCACCTACTTCCAGGTCCTGGTCATGGGGGTCACCGTGCTGCTCATGCTCATTCTCTACTTCTTCATAAACCGGACCAGGCTGGGCATGGTGATCAGGGCCACGGCCCAGGACTACGAGGCTGCGTACGCCATGGGCGTGAATGTTGACCTGGTCTTCATGGTGGCCTTTGCCGTGGGCTCCATGCTGGGGGGAGTGGCCGGTGTCTTGGTGGGGGTCTACTACAACCTGTTTTATCCCACCATGGGAGGTCTATACGGCTTGAAGGCCTTCAGCGCAGCCGTGGTAGGGGGGCTAACCAGTCTGCCTGGAGCAGTGGTCTCAGGCCTCATGATAGGGGTGGTGGAGACCTTCACTGTGGAGCTGGGCACCTCCAGTCTCAGACACATGGTGTCTTTCCTCTTGATGATCCTGATCCTGATCTTCAGGCCCTCAGGCCTCTTCAGAGGAAAAGAACTGGTGAGAGTGCGGGGGGATTGA
- a CDS encoding branched-chain amino acid ABC transporter permease, producing MPKPVRELLANSPCLAILIGLILVPQIVSNLYVLQVMSFMGIYVMLALSLNLLNGYLGLLSIGHAAFYGIGAYSSAKLVMEAGFPFLAAMLGAGAVSGFFGYFIARPTLRLSGIYMTLATLGFNMVLFLVLQNWMSFTNGPLGIMNIPGPVILGWKVDSRADYYYLMIILVVLTLVSMRRLMNSRFGRALVAIRENELAAEAAGVHTTRYKVQAFVLSSFYAGVAGSFYAHFVKFISPDSFYIYESFVLLAMLALGGQGNLIGPVVGACCLIVIPEVFRFLQEYRMFVYGGILVVMMLFRRQGILGGRDYSLRLPWFQEKPRQVYLRGDKFLPEEEQTPSLGG from the coding sequence ATGCCCAAGCCAGTCAGAGAGCTTCTGGCCAATTCCCCCTGTCTTGCCATCCTCATAGGGCTGATTCTGGTCCCGCAGATTGTGAGCAACCTCTACGTGCTCCAGGTGATGAGCTTCATGGGGATCTATGTGATGCTGGCCCTCAGCCTGAACCTCCTCAACGGGTACCTGGGCCTTCTCTCCATAGGACATGCGGCGTTTTACGGCATCGGAGCTTACAGCTCGGCCAAGCTGGTCATGGAAGCGGGATTTCCTTTCCTGGCCGCCATGCTGGGTGCAGGGGCCGTATCGGGCTTCTTCGGCTATTTCATAGCCAGGCCCACCTTGCGCCTCTCAGGGATCTACATGACCCTGGCCACCCTGGGCTTCAACATGGTGCTGTTCCTGGTGCTTCAGAACTGGATGAGCTTTACCAACGGCCCCCTGGGCATAATGAACATACCCGGGCCGGTGATCTTGGGCTGGAAGGTGGATTCCAGGGCCGATTACTACTACCTCATGATCATCCTGGTGGTGCTCACTCTTGTGAGCATGCGACGTCTCATGAACTCCAGATTCGGCCGCGCCCTCGTGGCCATAAGGGAAAACGAGCTGGCTGCCGAGGCTGCCGGGGTGCACACCACCCGATACAAGGTGCAGGCCTTTGTGCTCTCTAGCTTTTACGCCGGTGTGGCGGGAAGCTTCTATGCCCACTTCGTCAAGTTCATAAGCCCCGACAGCTTCTACATATATGAGTCTTTTGTGCTACTGGCCATGCTGGCCCTGGGAGGACAGGGCAATCTCATAGGGCCTGTGGTGGGGGCATGTTGTCTCATAGTGATTCCAGAGGTCTTCAGATTCCTACAGGAATACAGGATGTTCGTGTACGGCGGGATCCTGGTGGTCATGATGCTCTTCAGAAGGCAGGGAATACTGGGAGGCAGGGATTACAGCCTCCGACTGCCCTGGTTCCAGGAGAAACCCAGGCAGGTTTACCTAAGGGGCGACAAGTTCCTGCCCGAGGAAGAGCAGACCCCTTCCTTGGGGGGCTAG
- a CDS encoding ABC transporter ATP-binding protein, producing METKENSRPLLEVERVTKLFGGLAALKEVSFKVQEKEIVSLIGPNGAGKTTLFNCITGTNPPSSGSVRFLGEDLTGLAPHEVARKGIARTFQHIRIFGRMSVLDNVKVGNDHLGRTGVLSALLRPPWVRREEEATTQRCMEVLALFGERLLPRLDHYAHTLSYANRRRLEVARALVSDPKLLLLDEPTAGMNPRETQEVVDLIRLIRDRGHTVLVIEHKMKVVMKVSDRIVVLDHGEKIAEGTPDEVMANQEVIKAYMGGRRAGAETH from the coding sequence ATGGAAACAAAAGAAAACTCCAGGCCCTTGCTGGAGGTGGAGCGGGTAACCAAGCTCTTTGGGGGTCTGGCGGCTCTCAAAGAGGTCTCCTTCAAGGTGCAGGAAAAAGAAATAGTGAGCCTCATAGGCCCCAACGGTGCAGGCAAGACCACCCTTTTCAACTGCATCACAGGCACCAATCCGCCCAGCTCTGGCAGCGTGCGTTTCCTGGGGGAGGATCTTACGGGTCTTGCTCCCCACGAGGTGGCCAGAAAGGGTATTGCCAGAACCTTCCAACACATACGTATCTTCGGCCGCATGAGCGTCTTGGACAATGTGAAGGTGGGCAACGACCATCTAGGACGCACCGGAGTCTTGAGCGCTCTTCTTAGGCCTCCGTGGGTCCGCAGAGAGGAAGAGGCCACCACCCAAAGGTGCATGGAGGTGCTTGCCCTCTTTGGAGAGAGGCTGCTTCCCAGGCTGGATCATTATGCTCACACCCTCTCCTATGCCAACAGGCGGCGCCTGGAGGTGGCCAGAGCCCTGGTCTCGGATCCCAAGCTGCTGCTGCTGGACGAGCCCACTGCCGGAATGAACCCCAGGGAGACCCAGGAAGTGGTTGACCTCATAAGACTGATCAGGGACCGCGGGCACACGGTGCTCGTGATAGAGCACAAGATGAAGGTCGTCATGAAGGTCTCAGACCGGATAGTTGTCTTGGATCACGGAGAGAAGATCGCCGAGGGGACCCCAGATGAGGTGATGGCAAACCAGGAGGTGATCAAGGCATACATGGGAGGGCGTAGAGCAGGTGCTGAAACTCATTGA
- a CDS encoding ABC transporter ATP-binding protein, protein MLKLIEVDTFYGPIHALKGVSLQVEEKEVVCLLGGNASGKSTTMKTILGLVRPRRGVVEYRGSRIDGRPPSEIVKAGISPVLEGRRLFPYLTVQENLLMGAYTRKDKSDVRQDMEKLQELFPILAQRSQQLASTLSGGEQQMVAMARALMAKPRLLIMDEPSMGLSPFFVEKVFEIIQSINQRQGVAILLVEQNANMALSVASRGYVLQTGEIVLADTASNLLNNPLMQKAYLGVA, encoded by the coding sequence GTGCTGAAACTCATTGAAGTGGACACTTTTTATGGACCCATCCATGCCCTCAAAGGGGTCTCACTCCAGGTAGAGGAAAAGGAGGTGGTCTGCCTTCTGGGCGGGAATGCCTCGGGCAAATCCACCACCATGAAGACCATCTTGGGGCTAGTGAGACCAAGGAGGGGGGTGGTGGAGTACCGTGGGTCACGCATAGATGGGAGACCCCCGTCAGAGATAGTCAAGGCAGGGATCTCACCTGTGCTTGAGGGCAGACGGCTGTTTCCTTATCTCACGGTGCAGGAAAACCTACTCATGGGGGCCTACACCCGCAAAGATAAATCAGATGTGCGGCAGGACATGGAAAAACTCCAGGAGTTGTTTCCCATCCTGGCTCAGCGAAGCCAGCAGCTGGCCTCTACCCTGAGCGGGGGCGAGCAGCAGATGGTGGCCATGGCCAGGGCGCTCATGGCCAAGCCAAGGCTACTCATAATGGATGAGCCCTCCATGGGCCTTTCCCCCTTTTTCGTGGAAAAGGTTTTTGAGATCATCCAGAGCATAAACCAGAGGCAAGGAGTGGCCATCTTGCTTGTGGAACAAAACGCCAACATGGCCCTCTCTGTGGCCAGCAGGGGATATGTGCTCCAGACAGGGGAAATAGTTCTGGCAGACACTGCTTCCAATCTGCTTAACAATCCCCTGATGCAAAAGGCCTACCTGGGCGTGGCCTGA
- a CDS encoding uroporphyrinogen decarboxylase family protein, whose amino-acid sequence MNKKELVERVLAGEAVERPPVSLWYHFGIQHESGERFAQTSLAFFRYYDLDFLKVMNDYYYPPPQGLEEVRTRAHLERIEPLDVEKTVWKEQFKALEIISRELRDKAFFLDTVFDPWQTLKRNMAGENMDRLMEEEPEALMKALEIITGNLIAYCRRSLEIGSAGIFLSIAGGREILSRQNFLRFVKPFSLRLLSAVEPLGKMNTAHIHGEDLFFEDVLDLPVQVLSWWDRGPKGPSLAQVKERFKGCVMGGIDQTLVSRSSPAFLRRHVMEGLSLGGRERFFLANGCSIDTWVYPGSVKAILEAARTGC is encoded by the coding sequence ATGAACAAGAAGGAACTGGTGGAGAGGGTGCTTGCGGGAGAGGCTGTGGAAAGGCCGCCTGTGTCCCTCTGGTATCATTTCGGGATTCAACATGAAAGTGGAGAGCGCTTTGCCCAGACCAGCCTGGCCTTCTTCAGGTATTATGATCTGGATTTCCTGAAGGTCATGAACGACTACTATTATCCTCCTCCCCAGGGGTTGGAAGAGGTACGCACCAGAGCCCACCTGGAACGCATAGAGCCCCTGGATGTGGAAAAAACGGTATGGAAAGAGCAGTTCAAGGCCCTGGAGATCATATCAAGGGAACTCAGGGACAAGGCCTTTTTCCTGGATACGGTTTTTGACCCCTGGCAGACCTTGAAGCGCAACATGGCCGGGGAGAACATGGATCGCCTCATGGAAGAGGAGCCTGAGGCCCTCATGAAGGCCTTGGAGATAATAACAGGGAACCTCATAGCCTACTGCAGACGCTCTCTGGAGATAGGCTCTGCAGGCATATTTCTGTCAATAGCAGGAGGAAGAGAGATACTGAGCCGCCAGAATTTTCTCAGGTTTGTGAAACCCTTTAGCCTTAGGCTTCTTTCTGCTGTGGAGCCCCTCGGAAAGATGAACACGGCCCACATCCACGGAGAGGATCTTTTCTTTGAAGACGTCCTGGACCTGCCCGTGCAGGTCCTGAGCTGGTGGGACAGAGGGCCCAAGGGCCCTTCCTTGGCCCAGGTCAAGGAGAGGTTCAAGGGTTGTGTCATGGGGGGAATAGACCAGACCCTGGTCAGCAGGAGCAGCCCGGCCTTTCTCAGAAGGCATGTGATGGAAGGACTCAGTTTGGGGGGTAGAGAGAGGTTTTTTCTGGCCAATGGATGCAGCATAGACACCTGGGTTTATCCCGGCTCTGTGAAGGCCATCCTGGAGGCTGCCAGGACAGGCTGCTGA
- a CDS encoding L-2-amino-thiazoline-4-carboxylic acid hydrolase has product MDPNAKEMIEKLRAAIRDRAIWFALLYRSFQEALPDEDVERLARKAIREFGRMKALKDPKDFSPALWVRRHVEKGSSLVFDSEVKAAEGRALQMMRHCPLVEAWREMGCTEEEIRLFCDIAMEGDRGRAEAHGVRMDLKERIAFGDSCCHLEISEEL; this is encoded by the coding sequence ATGGATCCCAACGCCAAGGAGATGATAGAGAAGCTCAGGGCTGCCATAAGAGACAGGGCTATTTGGTTCGCCCTTCTTTACAGGAGCTTCCAAGAGGCTCTTCCTGATGAGGATGTGGAGAGATTGGCCCGAAAGGCCATTCGAGAATTCGGAAGGATGAAAGCCCTCAAGGATCCCAAGGATTTCAGCCCTGCGCTTTGGGTCCGAAGGCATGTGGAGAAAGGCTCCAGCCTGGTTTTTGACTCGGAGGTAAAGGCCGCAGAGGGCCGTGCTCTTCAAATGATGAGACACTGCCCCCTGGTGGAGGCCTGGAGGGAGATGGGTTGTACAGAGGAGGAAATAAGGCTCTTCTGTGACATAGCCATGGAAGGCGACCGTGGAAGGGCCGAGGCCCATGGGGTGAGAATGGATCTTAAAGAAAGGATAGCCTTCGGGGATTCATGCTGCCACTTGGAGATCTCAGAGGAACTGTGA
- a CDS encoding shikimate kinase — translation MNVYLCGMIGSGKTTLGRLLARELGMDFFDLDEEMDKALGYSFHRLVKEKGWLAFRELEYSICKRFAGMQHAVVALGGGTVRYEWNLDVLRPTGIFILLHASLETLASRVRLADRPRVNPGASLEEDLRAIWETASEKYLGCAQLVYRTDQKSLEESVNELREWIRNHLGLA, via the coding sequence TTGAACGTTTACCTTTGCGGGATGATAGGCTCGGGCAAGACAACCCTGGGCAGGCTCCTGGCCCGGGAATTGGGCATGGATTTCTTTGATCTGGATGAGGAGATGGACAAGGCCCTGGGTTACTCCTTCCACCGCCTGGTGAAGGAAAAGGGCTGGCTGGCTTTCAGGGAACTCGAGTATTCCATATGCAAACGCTTCGCTGGCATGCAGCACGCCGTGGTGGCCCTGGGTGGAGGCACAGTGCGCTATGAATGGAACCTGGATGTGCTAAGACCCACTGGCATTTTCATCCTTCTTCATGCTTCTCTGGAGACCCTGGCCTCCAGGGTCAGGCTTGCGGACCGCCCCAGGGTCAACCCCGGGGCTTCCCTGGAAGAGGACCTAAGAGCCATCTGGGAGACAGCTTCGGAAAAATACCTGGGATGTGCCCAACTCGTTTACCGGACCGACCAGAAAAGCCTGGAAGAGTCTGTGAATGAGCTGAGGGAGTGGATCCGAAATCACTTGGGGCTGGCTTGA